The following proteins are encoded in a genomic region of Chryseobacterium cucumeris:
- a CDS encoding T9SS type A sorting domain-containing protein, whose translation MKIKFEDQNLYEMIFLSRKAKSADLNKIHSYLSIKYGISLEKGKYYSSNGKIIWDPEKHKEFKYRPTGLGRDDGNELYQKQSSNQADLFLTIGKNAIERTNVENHAVFDNNQFVIWSDDNKELSLKNDGDFDILQKNWEINFIGNKVPTKDYTIRILKETVNPDSLPIAYWMFLKKTDGSIQKIQGTEAEKYIVFNKVDFLNEFDSSDTAHFTFAISPLKNPKTESSGQNQNSGSRLPVSSGDLSLNLTKINLYPNPVKKGQIFTVTFPSMEGLGISIYDGAGRLVKLDNIDRKSTHYTGQLDVQSAYIINLIQDKKIIKTFKLIVD comes from the coding sequence TTGAAAATTAAATTTGAAGATCAGAACCTTTATGAGATGATATTTTTGTCAAGAAAAGCAAAATCTGCGGATCTTAATAAAATTCACTCTTATCTTTCTATTAAATATGGAATTTCACTGGAAAAAGGAAAATATTACAGCAGTAATGGAAAGATTATCTGGGATCCGGAAAAGCATAAAGAATTTAAATATAGACCTACCGGATTAGGAAGAGACGATGGTAATGAATTGTATCAAAAACAGTCGTCCAACCAGGCAGATTTATTTTTAACAATTGGTAAAAACGCTATCGAGAGAACGAATGTTGAAAATCATGCAGTTTTTGATAATAACCAGTTTGTAATCTGGTCTGATGATAATAAAGAATTATCGTTGAAAAATGACGGGGATTTTGATATCCTTCAGAAAAACTGGGAAATAAACTTTATAGGAAATAAGGTTCCCACAAAAGATTATACAATAAGGATTTTGAAAGAAACAGTAAATCCGGACTCTTTACCTATTGCTTACTGGATGTTTTTGAAAAAAACTGATGGCAGTATTCAAAAAATTCAGGGTACCGAAGCTGAAAAGTATATTGTTTTTAATAAAGTTGATTTTCTGAATGAATTTGATAGTAGTGATACTGCTCACTTTACTTTTGCAATTAGTCCTCTGAAAAATCCTAAAACAGAAAGTTCAGGTCAAAATCAAAATTCAGGCTCCCGATTACCTGTAAGCAGCGGTGACTTATCATTGAATCTGACCAAAATTAATCTCTATCCCAACCCTGTTAAAAAAGGACAGATATTTACCGTTACTTTTCCTTCTATGGAAGGACTTGGAATTTCCATTTATGATGGAGCGGGAAGACTTGTAAAGCTTGATAATATAGACCGGAAATCAACTCATTATACAGGGCAGTTGGACGTTCAGAGTGCTTATATTATCAATCTTATCCAAGACAAAAAAATTATAAAAACGTTCAAATTAATCGTTGATTAA